A window of Microbacterium sp. Root61 genomic DNA:
GGCTGCGCAGGAAGCGCGGGCCGGTCTTGGCGGGCTTGAGGGCGTCCGAGGACGCGTCGGCATTCGTGACGACGGATGCCGCAGCCACCACCTTCGCCTCGCGCCGCGCCTGCATGAGCTGCAGCACGGACAGCCCGAAGGCGAGGGCGAAGATCGCGGTCGCCAGCGATGCGACGAACACGTGGATGACGAGCCAGATCGAGACGAGCGGGTCGGCGGTCGGGACGATCTCGACGTAGAGGCCCCCGACCAGTGTGCCGCCGAGCAGCACCACGACCATGCCGGTGATGAACGTGCCGAGGAAGCGCAGATCGTAGCGGAACAGCACGACGAGGTAGACGGCGATGATCAGCATCGTGCCGGTGAGCGCGAACTCGTACATGTTCGCCCACGGGACACGCTCTGCGGCGATGCCGCGGGTGACGGTCCCGGCGAGGTGGAAGAGGAAGCCGAGCACGGTCAGCGATGTGCCGATCCGCGCCCACACGAGCCGCGGACGATCCTTGCGTCGCGCGTCCAGCGCCGCCTCGGCGGCGCTCTCCTCCGCGCGCATCTCGTCGACCGACGAGAGGACGGATCCGCCCGTCATCGCGGCCCCGACGAGTTCCTTCGTCCGTGCGGTCGCGGCATCCTTCGCATCGACCGCGAGCGCCGAGCGACGCGAGAGGTCGATGGCGTAGGCGACGAACGCGAGGGCGTAGATCGCGATGGCGGTCCAGACCAGGAGCACCGAGACTGCGTCGAGCGAAAAACCATCCGTTCCAGGCATGGGAATCAGTCTACGCGGGGGCTGGAAGCGGATTCTCCGGCGGGAGCCTCCGCCGTCGGATCGACCTGCGCCGCGGCTGCGCGCAGCGACGCCTCGAGAGCGTCACCGTGCTTCTGCGCGACCTGTTCCACCGCCAACGCGAGGCTCGGGTCCTCGCCACGGGCCAGACCGGCGTACTCGATGCGGAGCGTCCGACCATCTGGCGTCGCCTTGACCCACATCCGACGGCGCGGCACGAACAGGGCAGCCATCAGTCCGCCGAGCGCGAGCACCGCGAACAGGAGCACCCAGGGTCCCGCGAGGTCGCGGTGGATCGAAAGGGAGACGAACCGCTTGACCGCGGCACCCACCTCGGCCGTCTCGTCCTCGAGCGTGACGGTGCCCATCCCGTCGGGCAGGTCGGCCGTCTCGCCGGGAACGATCTGAATCGAGTCGACGCCGGTCTGTCCGCCCGTGAGCTGGGTCATCCCGGCCACATCGAGCGTGTAGACCGAGCGCGGCGTGCCGTCGTCGATGCCGAGGTCACCGCTGTAGACGTTGAGCGTCAGCACCGGGTAGACGAGGTCGGAGAAGACGGACGTGAAGGCGCCCGAGGGCAGCGGCTGCATCGTCGGGTAGAAGAACCCGACGAGGCCCAGCTGCTCCGGCAGTCCGTCCGCGACCTTGACGACGCCGAGCGAGGTGAGGTTGGTGTCCTGCGGCAGGAACGGGATCGAGTCGTGGAACACGACCTCCCCCTCGGCGTTGCGCACCGTGATGGTCGGCGCGTAGCCGTTGCCCATCAGGTAGATGCGGTCGCCGGCGATGTCGAGCGGGTGGTTGACCCGCACGACGCCGTCCTGAGACTCCTCCGCCCCCGCCAGCTGCGTGGTGAGGTGCGCAGCGAAGTTCTTCGCCATACCCGCCCCAGCCGTTCCGGGCTGCTGGTAGGTGACGTCGAAGGAGTCCAGCGTCATCGAGTACGGCGCGAGGTTCTCCACGTTGACGAAGCGGCCGGGGTTGAACGACGAGTAGTCCGTCATGGCGTTGACGAAGGTGGTGCCCTCCACGACCACGCGCTGACCGGTGTAGGTGAAGCCGCCGCCGATGCCGACGGCGAGCAGCACGCCGATCAGTGCGGTGTGGAACACGAGGTTGCCGGTCTCGCGGATGTACCCGCGCTCGGCCGACACCGAGAACGCACCGCGACCGTCGTATCGCTCGACGCGGTACCCGGCGCGCGTCAGTTGGGCCGAGGCGAGTTCGACGGCCTCGGTCGCGAGGGCCGCGGCATCCTGTCCCGGGGTCAGCTCGACGAGCGACTCGGCGTGGTCGTCGAGGCGGGAGAGGCGGGCCGGCGTCCGCGGCGGCCGGGCGCGCAGCGCCTTCCAGTGGTGCTTGGTGCGCGGGATCACGCAGCCGATCAGCGAGATGAACAGCAGGATGTAGATCGCCGAGAACCAGGCCGACGTGTAGACGTCGAACAGCTGCATCTTGTCCAGGACCGGAGCCAGGTCCGGATTGTTCTTGAAGTACTCCGTCACGCCGTTGGGGTCGGCGCTGCGCTGCGGCACGATCGATCCGGGCACGGCCGCGATCGCGAGCAGCAGCAGCAGCACAAGGGCCGTGCGCATGCTGGTGAGCTGTCGCCAGCCCCACCGCATCCAGCCGACGAAGCCGAGCGCGGGCTGCGCGATGTCGTCGGCACCGCCGCTGCTCGGCCGGTCGTCGACTGCGATGCCGTCGATGTGATCGGACGGGCGGAGCGGGTCGGACCCCTGATCAGATCGGGAGCGGGACATTCAGGAACACCCCCTGGAGGACGGACATGAGGGCGCTCCACACACCCGAGACCATGAGGACACCCAGGACGATCAGCAGCACACCCCCGATGAGGTTGACGGTACGGATGTGACGGCGCAGGAACGTGACCGAGCGGGTCGCCCAGCCGAAGCCGAGCGTGATGAGGATGAACGGGATGCCGAGACCGAGCGAGTAGGCCAGGCCCAGGACCGCGCCGCGGCCCATCGAGCCGGAATCCAGCGACATGCCCAGGATGACGGCCAGGGTGGGGCCGATGCAGGGCGCCCAGCCGAGGCCGAGCGTGAGGCCGAGCAGCGGGGCGCCGGCGAGCCCGAGGTTGTTGCGGACCTCCGGGTGGAAGGTGCGCTGCGCGAAGCCGAACAGGCCGATGAACACGAGGCCCATCAAGATGATGACCACGCCCATGATCCGCGTGATGATGTCGCGGTACTGGATGAGGAACATCCCCAGCGTGCCGCCGAAGATGTTGATCGCCATGAAGACGACGGTGAACCCGGCGATGAACAGCAGCACGCCGAGCAGCAGTCGGCCGCGGCCCGGAGCGTCGTCGACGTCCGCGGATGCGGCATCCGTCATCGCCGGTGCCGTACCGTTCGCGGCGACCGGAACGGGGGCCCGACGGGGCGCGACCGCGCCGCCGATGAAGCCGAGGTAGCCGGGGACGAGCGGCAGCACGCACGGGGAGAGGAACGACACCAGTCCGGCGACCACCGCGATCGGGATCGCGATCCAGAGCGTGCCGCCGCCGACGAGGGCGTCGATGTTCACGGCTGCTCCGCGATGGCGTCGCTGACGAGCGTGCCGAGGATCGAGGCGCTCTCGACCTGCCCGATGATGCGCGCGGCGACGCGGCCTTCCTTGTCGACGACGAGCGTGACCGGAGTGGCGTTCAGCGGCGAGACGGCGGCGAAGGCCAGCTTGACCTTGCCGTCGTTGATGTCGATGACGCTCGGGTACGTGATGCCGTAGTCCTTCGCGAAGCTGAGGGCGGTCTCGGCCTGGTCGTACGTGTTGACCCCGAGGAACTCCGCACCGTTGCCGGTGAACTCCTGGTTGACCTCCTCGAGGAACGGCGCCTCGACGCGGCACGGGCCGCACGCGGCGTACCAGAAGTTGACAACCAGCACCTCGCCGGCGTAGTCCGCGCTGGAGACCGTCTCGCCCGACTCGGTCTTGCCCTCGAACACGACGGGTTCGCCGCGCTCGGCGACCGGGATCTCGTCGACGCGGAAGTCGCCAGCGATGAACCCCTTGTTGTCGCCCTCGCGGTACTGGTCGGCGAGCGGGTCGCTCGTGCAGCCGGCGAGGCCGACGAGCAGCGCCGCCGCCAGCACAGCGGATGCCGCGCGCCACCGTCCGGTCCGTCGCGATGCCACCCGGTTGCTCACACTGCCCCCACATCCACGGCGCCCACCGTCGTGGCGGGTTCCGCATAGTCGACCTCGACCCAGCGGTCGCCGGATCGCTCGAAGCTCGTCACGCTGGACAGCGCGCACCGGCGCTTGCGCGGATCGTGTTTGGCCGGCTCGCCCGCGACCGCCAGGTGGGTGACCCAGATCGGCAACTGGTGCGAGACGATCACGACGTCGCCGGACTTGACCCGGGTCCAGGCATCCGTCATCGCGGCGTCCATGCGCGCGATCACCTGCGCGTACGGCTCACCCCAGCTCGGCACGGCCGGGCGGGCGAGGTGCCGCCAGTTCAGCGGGTTCATCAGGGCCCGCTTCATGCGGCGCCCCTCGAACACGTTGGTGGGCTCGATGACGCGCTCGTCGATGACCGGCTCGATCCCGAACAGATGGGTGAACGGCTCCGCCGATTCCTGCGTGCGCTGCAACGGGGAGCAGATCAGACTCGCCACCGGGCGCTGCATGGCGTGCACGTACTCGGCGGCCTGCCGCGCCATCCGTCGGCCGTCGACACTCAACCGGAACTCCGGGAGTCGGCCGTACAGCACGCGGTCGGGGTTGTGGACTTCCCCATGGCGCACGAGATGAAGGCGATCAGCGGGCACCCGCCCAGTCTACGTGGGCGAGTTCTGTGGGGCGGCTGAGCGTCAGTCCGCCGGTGTCGACACCGGTTCGGCCGGTGCCTCCTCGACCACAGCACGGGTGCGGGACGCGGTGATCAGCGTCCGCGTCCGTACGAACACGAACCACGCCACCGCGACGACGACCACCACGATCACGACGTTCTGGAGCACGTCGACGTACTGCTCGACCACGTGCCACGACTCGCCCAGCAGGTAGCCGGCGAGCACGAACACGGTGTTCCAGATGAGGCTGCCGATGGCGGTGAGCAGCCCGAACCGCCACAGCGGCATGCGCGTGACGCCCGCCGGGATGGAGATGAGGCTGCGGAAGATCGGGATCATCCGTCCGAAGAAGACGGCCTTGCCGCCGTGCCGCTGGAACCAGCCGACTGTGCGGTCGATGTCTTCGGGATGCAGCAACGGCACCCGCGCGGCGACGCGGCGGAGCCGGTCGGCGCCCAGCCACGCGCCCAGGCCGTAGAGGAGGAACGCCCCTACGATCGAGCCGACCGTGGTCCACGCCAGCGCCTCGAAGAGGGTGAACGATCCGCGGCTCGCGGCCAGTCCCGCCATCGGCAGGACGACCTCGCTCGGCAGCGGCGGGAACAGGTTCTCCAGGGCGATCGCAAGGCCGGCGCCGGCGGGACCGATGACGTCCATCAGCGAGACGGACCAGTCGAGGAGGCTGGAGAGCCAGGAGCCGTCGGAGGTGGAGGCGGTCATCGTGGGCCTTTCGGTGCGCGGTGATCGGGATGCCGCGACTGGGGAACCCGGCGGCCTGTTCCAAGTTACGTGGGCCACATGAACCATTCCTGGGTGCGCGCCCGGGTCGCACCGACGGCACTCCCCGCCGCCCGGCATGTCTGCGCCTTGGCGTGGCCGCATCCTAGGCCCACGTAGACTGGGCTCCCGTGAGTGAACGCGTTCTCGTCAACCAGCTTCAGGCCCTCCCCGCGGGCTCCGTTTCGGTGTCCGGATGGGTGGAGACCGTTCGCGACCAGAAGAAGGTGCAGTTCGTCATCCTTCGCGATGAGACGGGCGCCGTTCAACTGGTCAACCCGGCCACGCGCGAACTGGGCGAGGACGCGGATGCCGCGGCCGAAGCGGCCCTCGCGCTGACCGAGACGATCTCGGCACTGTCGACCGGGACATTCCTGACCGTGACGGGCGAGCTGAAGCACGACGAGCGCGTCAAGCTCGGCGGTGTGGAGATCAAGATCCACGCGCTGGACATCGCCGCCGCGGCCAACCCCGAGACGCCCATCGCCGCCGACAGCAGCGTCGACAAGCGCATGGACTGGCGCTTCCTCGACCTCCGCCAGCGCCGCAACAACCTCATCTTCCGCGTGCAGACCACGCTCGAGCACGCGATGCGCACGTACTGGATCGAGCGCGACTACATCGAGATCCACTCCCCCAAGCTGATGTCGTCGGCGTCGGAGTCCAACGCCGAGCTGTTCGCACTGGAGTACTTCGGCGAGCAGACCGCGTACCTCGCGCAGAGCCCGCAGTTCTTCAAGCAGATGGCGCAGTCCGCCGGCTTCGGCAAGATCTTCGAGATCGGCGACGTCTACCGCGCCGACCCGTCGTTCACCTCGCGGCACGCCACCGAGTTCACCTCGATCGACGCCGAGATCTCCTGGATCGACTCGCACGAGGACGTCGCACGGATGCAGGAGGAGCTGCTGGCCTTCTCCATCGGTGCCGTCGTCGCCAAGCACGGCGCCGAGATCGAGGAGCTGTTCGGCGTGGTCGTGACCGCGCCCACTGTGCCGTTCCCCCGCATCCCGCTGGCCGAGGCGCGCGAGATCGTCGCCGCCCGCGGCTACGTCATCCCCCGCACCGACGGCGACCTCGACCCCGAGGGCGAGCGCCAGATCTCGGCGCACGTCAAGGAGACGTACGGCCACGACTTCGTGTTCATCACGGACTACCCGCACGAGATCCGCGCTTTCTACCACATGCGCGACGAGGAGACCGGGCTCACCAAGAGCTACGACCTCCTCTACAACGGCGTCGAGATCACGACCGGCGCGCAGCGCGAGCACCGCGTCGACATCCTGGTCGAGCAGGCGAAGCAGAAGGGCCTGGACCCGGAGCACCTCGAGTTCTACTTCGACTTCTTCCGCTACGGCGTCCCGCCGCACGGCGGTTTCGGCATGGGCCTTGCCCGCGTGCTGATGCTGATGCTCGGCGAGTCCTCGATCCGCGAGGTCACGTACTTGTTCCGCGGCCCCACGCGCCTCGCCCCGTAGGCAGACGTTTCGTCTCGTCGGCGGTCGCTGAGCGAGCGTCGCGGCCGCCCCTCTAGGCTGTGGCCGTGACTATTTCCACACTCGACGGCACGTTCAACTTCCGCGACCTCGGCGGATTCCCCCTCACCGACGGCGGGACGACCCGCACCGGCGTCTTCTACCGGTCGGACGCCCTCAGCGGCCTGACCGCCGCGGGTCTGGCCGAGCTGTCGGCGAGCGACATCGGCGAGATCGTCGACTTCCGCACGGCGATGGAACGCGAGATGGCTCCGAACCGGCTGCCGACCGATCCGGTGATCACGGTCGTGGAGGCGCCGCTGATGGAGGGCGCCGTCAGCGGCATGGCGCAGGAGGCGGCGCAGTCAGCCGCTCCAACGGATGATCCGGATGCCGCGGCCGCGGCCACCGTCGCCGCTCTGGCGAATCTGCCCGCGCTCGGCGACCTCTACGTGGCGATGCTCGAGCACGGCGCGGGCACCTTCGCGGAGGTCGCACGCCTGGTCGCGGCATCCGTCGACGAGCGTCCGACCGCGGTGCTGGTGCACTGCACGGCCGGCAAGGACCGCACGGGCGTCGCGACCGCCGTCGTGCTGGACGCCGTCGGCGTGGAACGGTCCGCGATCGTCGCGGACTACACCGCGACTGCGGCGCACCTGGCCGGGCCGTGGGCGGACCGCATGTTCGCGATGGTCACCTCCATGGGGCTGCCGATCACCCCCGCTCTGGAGACGCTCATCGCCGGGAGCCCGCCCGAGGCCATCGAGCAGGCCCTCGCCTGGATCGAGGCGACGCACGGCGGCTCCGCGGCGTACCTGCAGTCGGGCGGTCTCACCGACGACGAGCTCGCGGCTCTGCGTCGGCGCCTCACCGCCTGACCTCGCCGATTCGATGCTTCCCCCCGCGATCACAGGCCGATAGCGTGTGATCCACGAGCAGGCACCGAATCGTTCGCCGTCTGCGTGACCGAAGGGGGTCCACATGGCCGGGAAGTTCGAGTTGTGGGTCGACAAGGGTGGCGACTGGCGCTTCAACCTCAAGGCGAGCAACGGTCAGGTCATCGCGACGAGCCAGGGGTACTCCTCGAAGGCGAGCGCGATCAACGGCATCGAATCGGTCCAGACCAACGCTCCCGGTGCTCCGATCGAAGAGATCGAGAAGTAGACCCTAGATCGGGAGATCGATCGCCGCGCGGTCCGATGTGACGCTACGGACGTACTCGACCACCTTCTGGTGCTCGGGGTGGATGACGTAGCGTTCCATCGCAGCGATATCGGCGAAGTCCGCGACCAGCGCGACGTCCCAGTTCTTGCCGGGGTACGCGATGTTCGGACGCACCTCGATGCTCTCGATCTCCGTCACGATCGGCGCCAGCGCCATCAGGCGACGGCAGATCTCCTCGGCATGCAGCGCGCGGGTGTCGGCATCGTCGGCGCTCAGACGCCACATCACGATGTGCCGCACGCTCACGAGCGGGCCCTCGCAGTGGCATCGGATGCCGCCATCAGGGCGTCGCGCAGCCGGCTTCCGGATACGCGCCAGTGCGCGTGCACGTCGTCGTCGATGAGCACGACCGGGATCTTCTCCCACCAGAGCTCGTAGAGCGCGGGGTCGTCGAGGATGGACGCCTCGCGCACCTCGATGCCGTCGGCGACGTCGTCGGGCAGTTCGGCGATCACGCCGTCCACGATTTCGCGGGCGACCTCGCAGAGGTGGCAGTCCGCCTTGCCGATGAGGGTGAGGGTGGTCACGATCTCATCCTAAGCGGGGTGTGCGAGGCGTCAGCGCTCGACGGGATACCCCAGCTGGATCCACTCGCCGGTGCCACCGTCGACGTTGGTGGCGTCGTGGCCGCGCGCCTCGAGCGCCTGCACGACGCGTCCGGAGCGTCCGCCGGCCTGGCAGATCACATCGAACGCGCCGTCGGGCAGCTCGTCGAGGTGCTCGCCGAGCGTCGACATCGGCAGATTGACGGCGCCGGGGACGTGCCCGGCGGCGAATTCGTCCACTTCGCGCACGTCGATGAGCGGAACGCCCTCGCGTGCATGGAGCTGCTGAACGGTGATCGACTTCATCTGAACCTCATCTCGAACCACGACCGACGCAACACGAAGCGCCCGTCCGGTGGACAGGCGCTCGGTGTGGTGCAGCCGCAGCTACTTCTTGTTGCGGCGCTGGTGGCGAGTCTTACGAAGCAGCTTGCGGTGCTTCTTCTTCGCCATGCGCTTGCGGCGCTTCTTGATGACAGAACCCACGGAAAACCTCACAATGTCGGGGTTTGGGGCCAGACGCTAAATGCGATCCAGCGCCCGGGAACAGGCAGGTGCGGAAAAATGCCTCGGGTCAGTCTAGCCGACGTCAGCGATGGGACGTTGCAAGGCGGCTGTGACGGCTGATTCGGGCACGCGGTAGCTGCGTCCGAATCGGACGGCGGGCAGTTCACCGGAGTGCACGAGGCGGTACACGGTCATCTTCGACACGCGCATCAAATCGGCGACCTCTGCAACAGTCAGGAATCGCACATCAGGCAGCTCGGGCATGGTCCCCCTTTTCAGGTCCCCCAGTGTGAGTCACACTCTAGGCCGTGGCCGGGACGCATGTAAACCCGTGTGGCGTGTGGGTCTCCTGGGATCCAAGCTCCGAGGACGCCGCGGCTCACGCGGGCGAATGCCGCGCTCTCTCCCGCGCCTCGCGGAGAGTCTGGCGCTCGATCTTGTGCGCGGCACGCAGCGCCCGCTCAGCCTCGCGCACGGCCTTCTGCGCCTCGCGGTACTTCTTGTCGTGCGCGACGTCCGCATCCGCGACCTCGGTCCACGCCGCCGGCGCGGCCGCCGCGCCCGCCGCGCGGGTGGCCAGGTATGCCTCCACGCCGTCCAGGCTGCGGGCGAACCCGAACCGGAACGGATCGGCGTCGGAGAGGAACACCCCGTCATCCACCGCACGCCGCAGCGCCGGGAACTCGTCGGCCGTCACGAGCGTCGCGTACAGACGGGCTTCGCGCTGGGTGATCTCTTCGGGCGTGAGCCCCGTGTCGCGCTCCAGGCGCGCGTATGACGCGAGGATCGTGCCGTACCAGCGCACTTCGCCCGACACGAGCAGGACGATCGCGAGGCGCTCGTCCGCGTCCAGCGGCGTGCCCTCGAGAGCGTCGAGCGAGGCATCCATCCACGCCGCGCTGTTCGGCGTGGCCGGCGACCCCGAGATCGGGATGTCCAACAGCCACGGATGCCGCAGGTACACCTGCACCAGCGCGTCGAAGATCGCGGTGAGCCGAGCCCGCCACCCCTCGTGCTCGCGGATCGACGCGGGAGGCAGCCCGGTGGCCGACTCCCCCATCAGCAGGATGAGGTCGTCCTTGGCCGTGACATACCGGTACAGCGACATCGGCGTGTAGCCCAACCGCCCGGCGACCGCCGACATTGAGACGGCACCGAGGCCCTCGGCATCCGCGATCTCCACCGCCGCGTCGACGATGCGCTCGACGCTCATCTCGCGCTTGGGGCCGCGCTGCGGGTCGGCGGCGACACCCCAGGCGAGCGCGATTCCGCGGGGCAGTTCGAGGTCTGCGTCTTCGGGCATGGACC
This region includes:
- the ccsB gene encoding c-type cytochrome biogenesis protein CcsB; amino-acid sequence: MPGTDGFSLDAVSVLLVWTAIAIYALAFVAYAIDLSRRSALAVDAKDAATARTKELVGAAMTGGSVLSSVDEMRAEESAAEAALDARRKDRPRLVWARIGTSLTVLGFLFHLAGTVTRGIAAERVPWANMYEFALTGTMLIIAVYLVVLFRYDLRFLGTFITGMVVVLLGGTLVGGLYVEIVPTADPLVSIWLVIHVFVASLATAIFALAFGLSVLQLMQARREAKVVAAASVVTNADASSDALKPAKTGPRFLRSLPSADALESLAYRFAIFGFILWTFTLMAGSIWANDAWGRYWGFDTKEVWTFVIWVLYAGYIHARATRGWRGTRSAWLSIIGFTAVMFNFTIVNMFFKGLHVYSGLS
- the resB gene encoding cytochrome c biogenesis protein ResB, whose amino-acid sequence is MSRSRSDQGSDPLRPSDHIDGIAVDDRPSSGGADDIAQPALGFVGWMRWGWRQLTSMRTALVLLLLLAIAAVPGSIVPQRSADPNGVTEYFKNNPDLAPVLDKMQLFDVYTSAWFSAIYILLFISLIGCVIPRTKHHWKALRARPPRTPARLSRLDDHAESLVELTPGQDAAALATEAVELASAQLTRAGYRVERYDGRGAFSVSAERGYIRETGNLVFHTALIGVLLAVGIGGGFTYTGQRVVVEGTTFVNAMTDYSSFNPGRFVNVENLAPYSMTLDSFDVTYQQPGTAGAGMAKNFAAHLTTQLAGAEESQDGVVRVNHPLDIAGDRIYLMGNGYAPTITVRNAEGEVVFHDSIPFLPQDTNLTSLGVVKVADGLPEQLGLVGFFYPTMQPLPSGAFTSVFSDLVYPVLTLNVYSGDLGIDDGTPRSVYTLDVAGMTQLTGGQTGVDSIQIVPGETADLPDGMGTVTLEDETAEVGAAVKRFVSLSIHRDLAGPWVLLFAVLALGGLMAALFVPRRRMWVKATPDGRTLRIEYAGLARGEDPSLALAVEQVAQKHGDALEASLRAAAAQVDPTAEAPAGESASSPRVD
- a CDS encoding cytochrome c biogenesis CcdA family protein, whose amino-acid sequence is MNIDALVGGGTLWIAIPIAVVAGLVSFLSPCVLPLVPGYLGFIGGAVAPRRAPVPVAANGTAPAMTDAASADVDDAPGRGRLLLGVLLFIAGFTVVFMAINIFGGTLGMFLIQYRDIITRIMGVVIILMGLVFIGLFGFAQRTFHPEVRNNLGLAGAPLLGLTLGLGWAPCIGPTLAVILGMSLDSGSMGRGAVLGLAYSLGLGIPFILITLGFGWATRSVTFLRRHIRTVNLIGGVLLIVLGVLMVSGVWSALMSVLQGVFLNVPLPI
- a CDS encoding TlpA family protein disulfide reductase, which gives rise to MASRRTGRWRAASAVLAAALLVGLAGCTSDPLADQYREGDNKGFIAGDFRVDEIPVAERGEPVVFEGKTESGETVSSADYAGEVLVVNFWYAACGPCRVEAPFLEEVNQEFTGNGAEFLGVNTYDQAETALSFAKDYGITYPSVIDINDGKVKLAFAAVSPLNATPVTLVVDKEGRVAARIIGQVESASILGTLVSDAIAEQP
- a CDS encoding histidine phosphatase family protein translates to MPADRLHLVRHGEVHNPDRVLYGRLPEFRLSVDGRRMARQAAEYVHAMQRPVASLICSPLQRTQESAEPFTHLFGIEPVIDERVIEPTNVFEGRRMKRALMNPLNWRHLARPAVPSWGEPYAQVIARMDAAMTDAWTRVKSGDVVIVSHQLPIWVTHLAVAGEPAKHDPRKRRCALSSVTSFERSGDRWVEVDYAEPATTVGAVDVGAV
- a CDS encoding DedA family protein; this encodes MTASTSDGSWLSSLLDWSVSLMDVIGPAGAGLAIALENLFPPLPSEVVLPMAGLAASRGSFTLFEALAWTTVGSIVGAFLLYGLGAWLGADRLRRVAARVPLLHPEDIDRTVGWFQRHGGKAVFFGRMIPIFRSLISIPAGVTRMPLWRFGLLTAIGSLIWNTVFVLAGYLLGESWHVVEQYVDVLQNVVIVVVVVAVAWFVFVRTRTLITASRTRAVVEEAPAEPVSTPAD
- the aspS gene encoding aspartate--tRNA(Asn) ligase; this encodes MSERVLVNQLQALPAGSVSVSGWVETVRDQKKVQFVILRDETGAVQLVNPATRELGEDADAAAEAALALTETISALSTGTFLTVTGELKHDERVKLGGVEIKIHALDIAAAANPETPIAADSSVDKRMDWRFLDLRQRRNNLIFRVQTTLEHAMRTYWIERDYIEIHSPKLMSSASESNAELFALEYFGEQTAYLAQSPQFFKQMAQSAGFGKIFEIGDVYRADPSFTSRHATEFTSIDAEISWIDSHEDVARMQEELLAFSIGAVVAKHGAEIEELFGVVVTAPTVPFPRIPLAEAREIVAARGYVIPRTDGDLDPEGERQISAHVKETYGHDFVFITDYPHEIRAFYHMRDEETGLTKSYDLLYNGVEITTGAQREHRVDILVEQAKQKGLDPEHLEFYFDFFRYGVPPHGGFGMGLARVLMLMLGESSIREVTYLFRGPTRLAP
- a CDS encoding tyrosine-protein phosphatase, with the translated sequence MTISTLDGTFNFRDLGGFPLTDGGTTRTGVFYRSDALSGLTAAGLAELSASDIGEIVDFRTAMEREMAPNRLPTDPVITVVEAPLMEGAVSGMAQEAAQSAAPTDDPDAAAAATVAALANLPALGDLYVAMLEHGAGTFAEVARLVAASVDERPTAVLVHCTAGKDRTGVATAVVLDAVGVERSAIVADYTATAAHLAGPWADRMFAMVTSMGLPITPALETLIAGSPPEAIEQALAWIEATHGGSAAYLQSGGLTDDELAALRRRLTA
- a CDS encoding YegP family protein, whose translation is MAGKFELWVDKGGDWRFNLKASNGQVIATSQGYSSKASAINGIESVQTNAPGAPIEEIEK
- a CDS encoding Dabb family protein; its protein translation is MSVRHIVMWRLSADDADTRALHAEEICRRLMALAPIVTEIESIEVRPNIAYPGKNWDVALVADFADIAAMERYVIHPEHQKVVEYVRSVTSDRAAIDLPI
- a CDS encoding glutaredoxin family protein; this translates as MTTLTLIGKADCHLCEVAREIVDGVIAELPDDVADGIEVREASILDDPALYELWWEKIPVVLIDDDVHAHWRVSGSRLRDALMAASDATARARS
- a CDS encoding rhodanese-like domain-containing protein yields the protein MKSITVQQLHAREGVPLIDVREVDEFAAGHVPGAVNLPMSTLGEHLDELPDGAFDVICQAGGRSGRVVQALEARGHDATNVDGGTGEWIQLGYPVER
- a CDS encoding 30S ribosomal protein bS22 gives rise to the protein MGSVIKKRRKRMAKKKHRKLLRKTRHQRRNKK
- a CDS encoding helix-turn-helix domain-containing protein, with amino-acid sequence MPELPDVRFLTVAEVADLMRVSKMTVYRLVHSGELPAVRFGRSYRVPESAVTAALQRPIADVG
- a CDS encoding TetR/AcrR family transcriptional regulator, coding for MPEDADLELPRGIALAWGVAADPQRGPKREMSVERIVDAAVEIADAEGLGAVSMSAVAGRLGYTPMSLYRYVTAKDDLILLMGESATGLPPASIREHEGWRARLTAIFDALVQVYLRHPWLLDIPISGSPATPNSAAWMDASLDALEGTPLDADERLAIVLLVSGEVRWYGTILASYARLERDTGLTPEEITQREARLYATLVTADEFPALRRAVDDGVFLSDADPFRFGFARSLDGVEAYLATRAAGAAAAPAAWTEVADADVAHDKKYREAQKAVREAERALRAAHKIERQTLREARERARHSPA